CGGATTGTGCGACGTCCCCATTCTGATCTCGCCATATATCAAAGGCATCAAGCAGTTCGGGACCGAAGCGATTTCCCTCGAGCGCCACATCCAGGAATGGGAATCGGTATTTGCCCGTATCGAGGGACTGGTCGATATCGTTGCGTTCCAAGACGGCAACGTGCCGCTTGCCGAGCTGCCCCACTACCTAGAAGCCAACTGCAACCTCGCCCGTCGGTACGGGCTGCAATCCTGGAGTAATGTCGAAAGTTTCGATCGCGATATGCCTATCAAGTTTCCCCCGATCGACTTTCGCAAGCTGCGTTACAAACTCGAACAAGGCGATCGCGCGGGCATCAATAAACTCGTAACCTTTGAGTTCTCCCACTTTCTCAGTCCGAACTCTGCATACCCCGCCGCGCATCAACTTTACCAGCGCTACCGTGAGTGGCTGCAGCTTTAATCGGACAGATCTTGAAGCGAGATCTTCAACACTTGTAAACGTGCAACCGCTTCGCCCGAGCGTATCGAGATCGGTTTCGACGTTGATAAAAAATTACAAAAAATAACAAGCAGCAATAAAATCGCGAGAGAGTTAGAACTCTATCGCGATTAGTGATATTACGTTACTGGCATTCGCTCATTTTCATTCGGAGCATCGCGAACCGCACGGCAGTTTGCGGTTCTAGGATGCAGCACTGCTTCCGAACGTTTCATCAACAAGCTTGCCGAGATTTGCCCACAACTCTTGGCGGGTGTCTTGCTTCCAAAGGTAGCGGAATCCAAACCAGACACTGTAACCGAAGCCGATCAGCTCGAAGAGCGGGGAGAGCAATGGGAAACTGTTAAGCGCCCCAAGCAGCGCCCGAGTCATGACAACCGCCACTGCTGCCAGCAAGATAAGTAGCAGCGTGACGAGAGGCTCGCGAAACTCGACGAAGAACTCGACGACATAACCGCGCAGGTTGCCTAATATATCTTTCGTCGTCTCTGCATATACCTTCCAAGGTTGATCGGTGGAGGGGGCCGATGCACTTGGGGAGGTGAGCATGCCGCCCACATCTGCATTTGCGAATGCGGGTTTTTGTTCTTCGAACTCCTGCGCCGCAGCTTGAACGTTGGGATCCACCATGCTTGACCTATCCTTTTCTAAGTCGAGACATCTTAATATGCCGGATGCTAGCCCTCTTTAGAGGTCGGCCAGCTTTCTGCCTATATTATCAGAAGCCTCAGAACCTTCAGTGGCTGGCGCGAAGGATTTTCCAACGACACCTAAAACGCAGTTCGGTACGGCGATCGCGATCGCGCTTAATGGACGGCGAAACGCGGCTCTGGTGCTTCGCTCAAGGCAAGTTCGGGGGCAAGCTGGCGGCAGTGAATGGTACAGGAGTTATTGGGACTTTCGATCAGTTCGATGGTTTCGAGGGTAACGCCTAAGTCCCGCGCGGGGGCCATCAGCAGGCGGGCGATGTAGAGAGCGATATTCTCAGCAGTCGGCACGACCTCGGAAAAGTAAGGAATGTCCAGGTTCAAGAAGGTGTGATCGAGCGGCTCGGTAACGCGATCGTCGATCGCCTGAATCAGCGCGCCCAGGTCGACGGACATACCCGTGCGTGGGTCCATATCGCCGGTCACGGTGACCGCCAAGTGGTAGTTGTGGCCGTGACCGTTTGGGCGGGCGCACTTGCCATAGGTGGCGTAGTTTTCAGCCTCGCTGAAGTCGGAGCGGGCGAGACGATGGGCGGCGCTGAAGTGGGTTTTGTGCGTGAGGGAAA
This DNA window, taken from Rubidibacter lacunae KORDI 51-2, encodes the following:
- a CDS encoding 6-pyruvoyl trahydropterin synthase family protein — encoded protein: MKCIINRRAQFFASHRYWLPELSDDENRAKFGTGSRFPGHGHNYVLYVSLAGDIDGCGMVMNLSAVKAAIAEHVTRQLDNTYLNTVWPEFQAALPTTENIAYAIWQRLVPHLPLTAVRLYEHPELWVDYRGNDMQVSLTHKTHFSAAHRLARSDFSEAENYATYGKCARPNGHGHNYHLAVTVTGDMDPRTGMSVDLGALIQAIDDRVTEPLDHTFLNLDIPYFSEVVPTAENIALYIARLLMAPARDLGVTLETIELIESPNNSCTIHCRQLAPELALSEAPEPRFAVH
- a CDS encoding CAAD domain-containing protein, whose protein sequence is MVDPNVQAAAQEFEEQKPAFANADVGGMLTSPSASAPSTDQPWKVYAETTKDILGNLRGYVVEFFVEFREPLVTLLLILLAAVAVVMTRALLGALNSFPLLSPLFELIGFGYSVWFGFRYLWKQDTRQELWANLGKLVDETFGSSAAS